A genomic segment from Bradyrhizobium sp. ISRA430 encodes:
- a CDS encoding class III extradiol ring-cleavage dioxygenase: MMRFPTFFLSHGGGPWPFMEDRRVQYAKTAEVFGHLPQLLPARPKAVLVITGHWEADAFTVSTSAHPPMVYDYYGFPEHTYHLKYPAPGQPELAAEVKALLARAGLDCREDANQGFDHGTFVPLGLMYPNADMPIVLLSLKSGYDAAEHVRVGQAIASLRDAGILIIGSGLTYHNMRGFGRPESKPVSYEFEAYLNDAISQPDAARRNAMLVDWQNAPSARLAHPREDHLLPLMVAAGAAGSDVGQRLLLDEVASVAMASYVFG; this comes from the coding sequence ATGATGCGATTTCCGACCTTCTTCCTGTCGCATGGCGGCGGCCCCTGGCCGTTCATGGAGGACAGGCGGGTGCAATATGCGAAGACCGCCGAGGTGTTCGGCCACCTGCCGCAGCTTCTGCCGGCAAGGCCGAAGGCGGTGCTCGTCATCACCGGCCATTGGGAGGCCGATGCGTTCACCGTGTCGACGTCCGCGCATCCACCGATGGTATATGACTATTACGGTTTCCCCGAGCACACCTATCATCTGAAATATCCGGCGCCTGGCCAGCCCGAGCTCGCTGCCGAGGTGAAGGCGTTGCTCGCGCGCGCCGGCCTCGATTGCCGCGAAGATGCCAATCAGGGTTTTGATCACGGCACCTTCGTGCCGCTCGGCTTAATGTATCCGAACGCCGATATGCCGATCGTGCTGTTGTCGCTGAAATCCGGCTATGACGCGGCTGAACATGTCAGGGTCGGGCAGGCGATCGCGTCGCTGCGCGACGCAGGCATTCTGATCATCGGCAGCGGGCTCACCTATCACAACATGCGCGGCTTCGGGCGGCCGGAGTCGAAACCGGTCTCGTACGAGTTCGAAGCCTATCTGAATGATGCGATCAGCCAACCCGATGCGGCGCGCCGCAACGCCATGCTGGTCGATTGGCAGAACGCACCGAGTGCGCGGCTTGCCCATCCCCGCGAGGATCATTTGCTGCCGCTGATGGTGGCGGCCGGTGCCGCCGGCAGCGACGTCGGCCAGCGTCTGCTCCTCGACGAGGTCGCAAGCGTCGCGATGGCGTCGTACGTGTTCGGATGA
- a CDS encoding carboxylesterase family protein encodes MRSLLALALASAILCCAGLAAAQPVGQFPFALTREGQMLGAVEGEVASFKGLAYAAPPVGPLRWRPPEATAESSEMRTAYDYAAPCLQPSLPGASEDCLTLNVFRPFGVDGPLPVMVFIHGGAFVSGTANDPLFDGARLAQAGLIVVTVNYRLGALGWLTHPALSEGGSGNFGLMDQIAALHWVHDNIAAFGGDPANVTLFGSGAGATSIALLMLCREARDLFQRAILQSVPGRARLRSQQEAETLGRRFVTALGQDGRETDPRAIEPGRLLAAAKRLLAKSAHGFAPIADGVLAAEDIAAGFAAGHESRIPLIIGSNDDETRFDSERDVKDELASSGTGSDELRKLYPDVAKPPDLAARFYTDKVYSEPVRLLSRLHAASGAPTFRYRFAYIPKARRGSSEEGHGRELQFIFGVEGVPGAGIFSRQDREVARRLRAYWINFARSGDPNGPDLPHWDSAAGRDRLLLITNDRITSGEDPWQERLDRITR; translated from the coding sequence ATGCGGTCCTTGCTTGCGCTCGCTCTGGCTTCCGCAATCCTGTGCTGCGCCGGCCTCGCCGCGGCTCAGCCGGTCGGCCAGTTTCCGTTTGCCCTGACGCGCGAAGGACAGATGCTTGGCGCCGTGGAAGGCGAGGTGGCCTCCTTCAAGGGACTTGCCTACGCCGCGCCGCCGGTCGGCCCGCTGCGCTGGCGTCCGCCGGAGGCAACGGCGGAAAGCTCGGAGATGCGCACCGCCTACGACTACGCTGCGCCTTGTCTGCAGCCGTCGCTGCCGGGCGCGAGCGAGGATTGCCTCACGCTCAACGTGTTTCGTCCCTTCGGGGTCGACGGCCCGCTGCCGGTGATGGTGTTCATCCATGGCGGCGCGTTCGTCTCAGGCACCGCCAACGATCCGCTGTTCGACGGTGCAAGGCTCGCGCAGGCCGGGCTCATCGTTGTGACCGTGAATTATCGCCTCGGCGCGCTCGGCTGGCTCACTCATCCCGCGCTGTCGGAAGGTGGCTCCGGCAATTTTGGACTGATGGACCAGATCGCGGCGCTGCATTGGGTCCACGACAACATCGCGGCGTTCGGCGGTGATCCAGCCAACGTCACCCTGTTCGGCTCCGGCGCGGGCGCGACATCGATCGCGCTTCTGATGCTGTGCAGAGAGGCGCGCGATCTGTTCCAGAGAGCCATTCTTCAATCAGTGCCGGGCCGTGCGCGCCTGCGCTCACAGCAGGAGGCGGAGACCCTGGGCCGACGGTTCGTTACCGCGCTCGGGCAGGATGGCAGGGAGACCGATCCGCGCGCGATCGAGCCCGGACGCCTGCTTGCCGCCGCAAAACGCCTGCTCGCAAAATCTGCGCACGGCTTTGCGCCGATCGCCGATGGAGTCCTGGCGGCGGAAGATATCGCGGCGGGGTTTGCGGCCGGCCATGAAAGCCGCATTCCCCTGATCATCGGCTCGAACGACGACGAGACGCGTTTCGACAGCGAGCGCGATGTGAAAGATGAGCTTGCATCCTCGGGCACCGGCAGCGACGAGCTGCGCAAGCTCTATCCTGATGTGGCCAAGCCGCCGGACCTCGCGGCGCGCTTCTACACCGACAAGGTCTACTCCGAGCCCGTGAGATTGCTGTCGCGCCTGCATGCCGCGAGTGGCGCGCCGACTTTCCGCTATCGCTTCGCCTACATTCCCAAAGCCCGGCGCGGAAGTTCCGAGGAGGGGCACGGCCGCGAGCTGCAGTTCATCTTCGGCGTGGAAGGCGTACCGGGCGCGGGAATCTTCTCGCGGCAAGACCGCGAGGTCGCGCGTCGCCTGCGCGCCTACTGGATCAACTTCGCCAGATCCGGTGATCCCAACGGCCCGGACCTGCCGCATTGGGATTCGGCCGCGGGTCGCGACCGTCTGCTGCTGATCACGAATGATCGCATCACGAGCGGCGAGGATCCCTGGCAGGAGCGGCTGGACCGGATCACGCGATAG